The following coding sequences are from one Helicoverpa zea isolate HzStark_Cry1AcR chromosome 4, ilHelZeax1.1, whole genome shotgun sequence window:
- the LOC124629759 gene encoding acylglycerol kinase, mitochondrial: MERLTNLKIVIRTNWKKSVVGAIAFCYGAMKAKEKYDINLLMRAACREASKYGDGPIPMEQNPTHVTVILNPVANKRNAKQDFEKYCEPLLHLAGLQVDVIQTSSEGNAKELVETLRGTQAIVVAGGDGTVSETVTGLLRRNDEANRFPLGILPLGRTNTIGNLLFEPGVGVLRVKQLIEASMAIIKGSTVWKDAMKIEPIEEEDEESLKKPIYALCAVEWGAFRDVSAKKHKYWLYGSLREYASYIFNGYRQSLNWHCKGTIKYSPPCDGCSNCVQKRPQIKRKWAFFMPTTSYAQTNDPSNIVNSQCDSAKEICFQTSDFRIVTPNLQNTQSTPALSIGIGKYNYKYTEFVSEGWARVRDNRIKDAILARSVVLYPKEHFGATVIDIDREEYEAKPIKVTLLPKVVKLFCKHYDK, translated from the exons atGGAGAGACttacaaatttaaaaatagtcATTAGAACAAATTGGAAAAAGTCCGTTGTGGGAGCCATTGCCTTCTGTTATGGCGCTATGAAAGCAAAAGAGAAATACGA TATCAACTTACTAATGCGCGCAGCATGCAGGGAGGCCTCAAAATATGGCGACGGCCCTATACCGATGGAACAGAACCCAACCCATGTAACTGTCATATTGAATCCTGTTGCAAACAAAAGGAACGCTAAGCAAGACTTTGAGAAGTACTGCGAACCACTCCTGCATTTAGCTGGGTTGCAAGTGGATGTTATACAGACGTCCAGTGAAGGGAACGCTAAGGAGCTGGTAGAGACTCTGCGAGGAACACAGGCGATTGTTGTGGCTGGAGGAGATGGCACAGTTTCCGAAACTGTTACAG GCCTACTACGAAGGAATGATGAAGCAAATCGTTTTCCACTTGGCATATTACCTCTGGGACGTACAAATACCATAGGGAACCTCCTATTTGAACCAGGAGTTGGCGTGCTTAGAGTTAAGCAACTAATTGAAGCCTCTATGGCTATCATAAAAGGTAGTACAGTGTGGAAGGATGCCATGAAAATAGAACCCATTGAGGAAGAAGACGAAGAGTCACTAAAGAAGCCGATATACGCATTGTGTGCAGTAGAATGGGGAGCTTTCAGAGATGTCTCAGCAAAGAAACACAAATACTGGCTGTACGGATCACTGAGAGAATATGCATCGTACATCTTTAATGGTTACAGACAATCTCTTAACTGGCACTGTAAAGGTACAATCAAGTACAGTCCACCCTGCGATGGATGCAGCAATTGTGTGCAGAAGCGGCCGCAAATAAAGAGAAAATGGGCCTTCTTTATGCCCACCACGTCTTACGCACAAACCAATGATCCTTCAAATATAGTGAACAGCCAGTGTGACTCTGCCAAAGAGATTTGCTTCCAAACCAGTGATTTCAGGATTGTGACACCTAATTTACAGAATACTCAGAGCACGCCTGCTTTGAGCATAGGTATTgggaaatataattataaatacactGAATTTGTGTCTGAAGGTTGGGCTAGAGTGCGCGACAATAGAATCAAAGATGCGATTTTGGCCAGGAGTGTGGTGTTATACCCCAAGGAGCACTTCGGAGCAACAGTCATTGATATTGATAGGGAAGAGTAtgaagccaagccaatcaaagtTACCCTATTGCCGAAAGTTGTGAAATTGTTCTGTAAACACTATGATAAATGA